A DNA window from Thiothrix subterranea contains the following coding sequences:
- a CDS encoding FKBP-type peptidyl-prolyl cis-trans isomerase, whose protein sequence is MTASPEKVAAGKVVQFTYRIADRHGEIMEQVDLPLSMVFMRHNRLYDVVEKALVGCRVGDEVSVDVPAVDGAWGEADADLILVQDIEHVPPPYRKIGAEAQFQAENGEIKAFRVTSVTDESVTLDGNHPFAGQTMTFHVKVIAIRDASKDELLHGIESGAPTDFGSTTIH, encoded by the coding sequence ATGACTGCATCTCCCGAAAAAGTGGCTGCTGGCAAGGTAGTCCAGTTCACTTACCGCATCGCTGACCGTCATGGTGAGATTATGGAGCAAGTGGATTTACCCTTGAGTATGGTATTCATGCGCCATAACCGCTTGTATGACGTGGTGGAAAAAGCCTTGGTCGGTTGCCGTGTGGGTGATGAAGTGTCCGTTGATGTTCCGGCCGTTGATGGCGCATGGGGCGAAGCCGATGCTGACCTGATTTTGGTGCAAGACATTGAGCATGTGCCACCGCCTTACCGCAAAATCGGTGCGGAAGCGCAGTTTCAAGCCGAAAACGGCGAAATCAAAGCCTTCCGCGTGACCAGTGTGACTGACGAATCCGTGACCTTGGATGGCAATCACCCGTTTGCTGGGCAAACCATGACGTTCCACGTCAAAGTGATTGCGATCCGCGATGCCAGCAAGGATGAGTTATTGCACGGCATTGAATCCGGCGCACCGACCGATTTTGGCAGCACTACCATTCACTAA
- the adk gene encoding adenylate kinase, which translates to MKIILLGGPGAGKGTQANFIKEKYNIPQISTGDMLRAAVKAGTEMGIAAKKVMDAGGLVSDEIILGLVKERTAEADCANGFLFDGFPRTLAQAESLKTQGVDIDAVVEIAVDDAEIVRRMSGRRVHVASGRTYHVVFNPPKVEGKDDETGEDLIQRADDAEDTVLKRLEVYHAQTAPLIGYYSAWATSGEAKAPRYIRIEGVGSVDSIRDNIFAALG; encoded by the coding sequence ATGAAAATTATCTTATTAGGCGGCCCTGGTGCTGGCAAAGGCACACAAGCCAATTTCATCAAAGAAAAATACAATATTCCACAAATTTCCACGGGCGACATGCTACGTGCTGCGGTTAAGGCTGGCACTGAAATGGGCATTGCTGCCAAAAAAGTCATGGACGCAGGCGGTCTGGTTTCTGACGAAATCATTCTCGGTCTGGTCAAAGAGCGCACGGCTGAAGCCGATTGTGCCAATGGTTTCTTATTCGACGGTTTCCCACGCACGTTGGCGCAAGCTGAATCCCTGAAAACCCAAGGCGTTGATATTGATGCAGTGGTTGAAATTGCGGTTGACGATGCTGAAATCGTGCGCCGCATGAGCGGTCGTCGCGTTCACGTGGCATCTGGTCGCACTTACCACGTTGTATTCAATCCGCCGAAAGTTGAAGGCAAAGACGACGAAACCGGCGAAGACTTAATCCAACGCGCTGACGATGCGGAAGACACCGTATTGAAGCGTTTGGAAGTGTATCACGCGCAAACCGCGCCGCTGATCGGCTATTACTCGGCGTGGGCGACTTCTGGCGAAGCCAAAGCACCGCGTTATATCCGTATCGAAGGCGTGGGTTCGGTTGACTCGATTCGCGACAATATTTTCGCAGCATTGGGTTAA
- the aprA gene encoding adenylyl-sulfate reductase subunit alpha — MAGTFGNPEVVQEEVDILIIGGGMAACGAAYEIMPWIGAAKDAGVDITVKLVDKAAMDRSGAVAQGLSAINTYIGPNQDPADYARMVSNDLMGITRDDLAYDLGRNVDDSVHLFEEWGLPIWKTVNGERFDGATWPKEGGKLLKDGGDPVRSGKWQIMINGESYKWIVAEAAKKALGSDNIQERVFIVKLVNDANDKNRVAGAVGFSTREDKVYVYKFKACLLVAGGCVNIFRPRSVGEGQGRAWYPVWNAGSTYTMAAEAGAELTMMENRFVPARFKDGYGPVGAWFLLFKAQATNAYGEVYMTKNKELLNDYPPYGQAAVPASCLRNHLMLKEMKEGRGPIYMDTVTALAKLRETLSPREVKHLEAEAWEDFLDMCIGQCGIWVGENIEPEKKNSELMPTEPYLLGSHSGCCGIWASGPEDVGAPTTEEHPEADKIPAHLPQGWNWGYRSMTTVRGLFTAGDGVGASGHKFSSGSHTEGRMCAQSMVKFVMDNKDWVPTLDTSVESLVEEIYRPVRTFLEHKDYTTAIDVNPHYITPRMLQFRLQKIMDEYVAGVATYYTTNGHMLAVAEEKLGMLKEDAMKMRAKDLHELLRAWENYHRILTAEAHMKHIQFRQESRYPGFYYRMDHNYVDEENWHCFVNSVYDKETKTWNVFKRAHKDLVDKSKLFKAAAH; from the coding sequence ATGGCAGGTACATTTGGTAATCCAGAAGTTGTCCAAGAAGAAGTGGACATCCTGATCATCGGTGGCGGTATGGCTGCGTGTGGCGCAGCGTATGAAATCATGCCGTGGATCGGCGCTGCGAAAGACGCTGGCGTTGACATCACCGTTAAGTTGGTTGACAAAGCAGCAATGGATCGTTCCGGCGCAGTTGCACAAGGTTTGTCTGCGATCAACACTTACATCGGTCCAAACCAAGACCCAGCAGACTACGCTCGCATGGTCTCCAATGACCTGATGGGTATCACCCGTGACGACTTGGCTTACGACTTAGGCCGTAACGTTGACGATTCCGTGCATTTGTTTGAAGAATGGGGTCTCCCCATCTGGAAAACGGTAAACGGCGAACGTTTTGACGGTGCTACTTGGCCGAAAGAAGGCGGCAAGCTGTTGAAAGACGGCGGCGATCCAGTCCGTTCCGGTAAATGGCAGATCATGATCAACGGCGAATCCTACAAGTGGATCGTTGCTGAAGCTGCTAAGAAAGCGCTGGGTTCTGACAACATTCAGGAACGTGTGTTCATCGTTAAGCTGGTCAATGATGCTAACGACAAAAACCGCGTTGCCGGTGCTGTTGGCTTCTCTACTCGTGAAGACAAAGTATACGTTTACAAATTCAAGGCTTGCCTGCTGGTAGCTGGTGGTTGCGTAAACATCTTCCGTCCACGTTCCGTTGGTGAAGGCCAAGGTCGTGCATGGTATCCAGTATGGAACGCAGGTTCCACCTACACCATGGCTGCTGAAGCCGGTGCAGAACTGACCATGATGGAAAACCGTTTCGTTCCAGCACGTTTCAAAGACGGCTACGGTCCGGTTGGCGCATGGTTCCTGCTGTTCAAAGCTCAAGCGACTAACGCCTACGGCGAAGTCTACATGACCAAGAACAAAGAATTGCTGAACGACTATCCTCCGTATGGTCAAGCAGCGGTTCCAGCATCTTGCTTGCGTAACCACTTGATGCTCAAGGAAATGAAAGAAGGTCGCGGTCCAATCTATATGGATACCGTTACCGCTTTGGCAAAACTGCGTGAAACACTGTCTCCTCGTGAAGTAAAGCACTTGGAAGCAGAAGCGTGGGAAGACTTCCTTGACATGTGTATCGGTCAGTGCGGTATCTGGGTTGGTGAAAACATCGAACCAGAAAAGAAAAACTCCGAACTGATGCCTACCGAACCGTACCTGCTGGGTTCACACTCAGGCTGCTGCGGTATCTGGGCTTCTGGTCCAGAAGACGTTGGCGCTCCGACCACTGAAGAGCATCCTGAAGCAGACAAAATTCCTGCTCACCTGCCACAAGGCTGGAACTGGGGCTACCGCTCCATGACCACGGTACGTGGTTTGTTCACAGCGGGTGACGGTGTTGGTGCTTCTGGTCACAAGTTCTCTTCTGGTTCACACACTGAAGGCCGTATGTGTGCACAGTCTATGGTTAAGTTCGTTATGGACAACAAAGACTGGGTGCCTACGCTGGACACTTCTGTTGAGTCACTGGTTGAAGAAATCTACCGCCCAGTTCGTACTTTCTTGGAACACAAAGACTACACCACGGCGATTGATGTAAACCCACACTACATCACTCCACGCATGTTGCAGTTCCGTCTCCAGAAAATCATGGACGAGTATGTTGCAGGTGTTGCGACTTACTACACTACCAACGGTCACATGTTGGCAGTAGCGGAAGAAAAACTGGGTATGTTGAAAGAAGATGCGATGAAAATGCGTGCAAAAGACCTGCACGAATTGCTCCGCGCATGGGAAAACTATCACCGTATCCTGACGGCGGAAGCGCACATGAAGCACATCCAGTTCCGTCAAGAAAGCCGTTACCCTGGTTTCTACTACCGTATGGACCACAACTACGTGGACGAAGAAAACTGGCATTGCTTCGTAAACTCTGTTTACGACAAAGAAACCAAGACTTGGAACGTGTTCAAACGCGCTCACAAAGACTTGGTTGATAAGTCCAAGCTGTTTAAAGCCGCTGCCCACTAA
- the aprB gene encoding adenylyl-sulfate reductase subunit beta, with protein sequence MPTFVRTDKCDGCKGGDRTACMYICPHNLMKLDVDGSATGHAMKAYNQEPDQCWECYSCVKICPSNAIEARHYADVVPLGGSVQPLRGQDSIMWSIKFRNGVMKRFKFPIRTTPEGSIDCYGGKPKADLANLGKALLTRDVMGGYRAGNPAELICK encoded by the coding sequence ATGCCTACGTTTGTACGTACTGACAAATGTGATGGCTGCAAGGGCGGCGACCGCACCGCTTGCATGTACATCTGCCCGCACAACCTGATGAAGCTGGACGTTGACGGTTCTGCCACAGGTCACGCGATGAAAGCGTATAACCAAGAGCCGGATCAATGCTGGGAATGCTATTCCTGCGTTAAAATCTGCCCTTCCAACGCTATCGAAGCACGTCACTATGCTGACGTGGTACCACTCGGTGGTTCTGTACAGCCTTTGCGCGGTCAAGACTCCATTATGTGGTCTATCAAATTCCGTAACGGCGTAATGAAGCGTTTCAAATTCCCAATCCGCACGACTCCAGAAGGCTCTATCGACTGCTACGGCGGCAAGCCTAAAGCGGATCTGGCTAACTTGGGTAAAGCACTGTTGACGCGTGATGTCATGGGCGGCTACCGCGCTGGCAACCCGGCTGAACTGATCTGCAAGTGA
- the sat gene encoding sulfate adenylyltransferase translates to MIKPHGSEELNPLFVYDSAENEALQKEAEGLPSIVVSSATAANAVMLGGGYFNPLTGYMNKADALSVAATMHTTSGLFWPTPVLNLVEDAGSLKAGDRIALRDPNVEGHPVLAVMDVEAVEEFSAEDMATMTQQIYRPAEGEAHIGADTFNSQGKFCLSGPIKVLNFSYFQSEFPDTFRTAVEIRNEITERGWNKVVAFQTRNPMHLAHEELCHMAMDRLGCDGLVIHMLLGQLKKGDIPAPVRDAAIRKMVELYFPANSAMVTGYGFDMLYAGPKEAVLHAVFRQNMGATHFIIGRDHAGVGDHYGAFDAQEIFDNEVPKDALAIEIFRADHTAYSKKLDKVVMMCEAPDHQKEDFVLLSGTKVREMLGNGIAPPKEFSRPEVAQILIDYYQSENS, encoded by the coding sequence ATGATCAAGCCTCATGGTTCTGAGGAACTGAATCCATTATTCGTATACGACAGTGCTGAAAACGAAGCGCTGCAAAAAGAAGCAGAAGGTCTGCCTTCCATCGTCGTTAGCTCGGCGACAGCAGCGAATGCTGTGATGCTTGGCGGTGGCTACTTCAACCCGCTCACTGGCTACATGAACAAGGCTGATGCACTGTCAGTCGCTGCCACGATGCACACCACGTCTGGCTTGTTTTGGCCAACGCCAGTGCTGAACCTGGTTGAAGATGCTGGCAGTCTCAAAGCGGGTGATCGCATTGCCTTGAGAGACCCTAACGTCGAAGGGCATCCGGTACTTGCGGTCATGGATGTCGAAGCTGTTGAAGAGTTCAGCGCCGAAGACATGGCGACCATGACCCAGCAGATTTACCGTCCTGCTGAAGGTGAAGCGCACATCGGCGCGGATACATTCAATTCCCAAGGCAAGTTTTGCCTGTCAGGGCCGATCAAAGTCCTGAACTTCTCCTACTTCCAAAGCGAATTCCCGGATACTTTCCGTACTGCGGTTGAAATTCGTAACGAAATTACCGAGCGCGGCTGGAACAAGGTCGTTGCCTTCCAAACCCGTAATCCGATGCACCTAGCGCACGAAGAACTGTGCCACATGGCAATGGATCGTCTCGGCTGTGATGGCTTGGTCATCCACATGTTACTGGGTCAGTTGAAGAAAGGCGACATTCCCGCTCCAGTCCGTGATGCCGCCATCCGCAAGATGGTAGAACTGTACTTCCCAGCGAATAGCGCGATGGTAACAGGTTACGGTTTTGACATGTTGTATGCGGGCCCCAAAGAAGCGGTATTACATGCCGTATTCCGCCAAAACATGGGTGCGACGCATTTCATTATTGGTCGTGACCATGCAGGTGTTGGCGATCATTACGGTGCATTTGATGCTCAGGAAATTTTCGATAATGAAGTGCCTAAGGATGCGCTTGCCATCGAAATTTTCCGCGCAGACCACACCGCTTACTCCAAAAAACTGGATAAGGTGGTGATGATGTGTGAAGCACCGGATCATCAGAAAGAAGATTTCGTACTGCTGTCTGGTACTAAAGTGCGTGAAATGCTTGGCAATGGCATTGCACCACCCAAAGAGTTTTCGCGCCCTGAAGTCGCCCAGATTCTGATCGATTATTATCAAAGTGAAAACAGTTAA
- a CDS encoding MBL fold metallo-hydrolase: MAARYEDLGHGVYCIDTDLYRAQMAACYLIREGDAVAFVDTGTYHTIPWLMAVLAELGLSADNVRYVIPTHVHLDHAGGAGELMARCPNATMIVHPKGALHMIDPSKLQAGATAVYGAEGFAKDYGKLIPVPAERVIAAADGYAVELNGRCLTFYDTPGHANHHGCIFDASSRYCFTGDTFGICYREFATAKGAWIFAPTTPVAFSPNEWQQSLDKLEALQPSAMLLTHYGQVTDVAGLFPKLRASIEALSNLALTLKNAPEGRVDALKEQIFLTWLEEIAIHGVNLPEGDIRELLRVDATLNAQGLDVWLQRLAKAKT, encoded by the coding sequence ATGGCGGCACGTTACGAAGACTTGGGTCACGGTGTTTATTGCATTGATACCGATCTTTACCGCGCTCAGATGGCGGCGTGTTATTTGATCCGTGAGGGCGACGCGGTGGCGTTTGTCGATACCGGCACTTATCACACTATTCCGTGGTTGATGGCGGTGTTGGCTGAGCTGGGCTTGAGTGCTGACAATGTGCGTTACGTCATTCCTACCCATGTGCATTTGGATCACGCGGGCGGGGCGGGTGAGCTGATGGCGCGTTGCCCGAATGCGACGATGATTGTGCATCCCAAGGGCGCACTGCACATGATTGATCCTTCCAAATTGCAAGCAGGTGCTACGGCGGTTTACGGTGCGGAAGGTTTTGCCAAAGATTATGGCAAATTAATCCCTGTTCCTGCTGAGCGCGTTATCGCTGCCGCCGATGGTTATGCGGTGGAACTCAATGGACGGTGCTTGACGTTTTACGACACACCGGGGCACGCCAATCACCACGGTTGTATTTTTGATGCAAGCAGCCGCTATTGTTTCACTGGCGACACGTTCGGGATTTGTTACCGCGAGTTTGCAACGGCTAAGGGCGCATGGATATTTGCCCCGACAACACCGGTGGCATTTTCACCCAACGAATGGCAACAAAGCCTCGATAAATTGGAGGCGTTGCAACCCAGCGCGATGCTGCTAACGCATTACGGGCAGGTGACGGATGTCGCTGGTTTATTCCCCAAACTACGCGCCAGCATCGAAGCTTTGAGCAACCTAGCGTTAACCCTGAAAAATGCACCAGAAGGGCGCGTTGACGCACTCAAAGAACAGATTTTTTTGACCTGGCTTGAAGAGATAGCCATACACGGCGTTAACCTTCCCGAAGGGGATATTCGCGAGCTATTGCGTGTTGACGCTACCCTGAATGCACAGGGGCTGGATGTGTGGTTGCAACGGCTCGCAAAAGCCAAAACCTGA
- a CDS encoding thioredoxin family protein, producing MARTPSTMLELGTDAPDFTLLEPASGNLISKQDFSGKPLLVIFICNHCPYVILIRDVFTQLAKDYQERGVAVVAINANDVDNYPDDSPEKMIEAVHAHGYTFPYLYDDTQAVAKAYKAACTPDLFLFDEHHQLFYRGQFDDARPRGDIPVTGNDLRHALDRLLDNMYPPDEQKPSLGCNIKWKAGNEPNY from the coding sequence ATGGCACGCACCCCATCCACCATGTTAGAACTTGGCACCGATGCACCTGATTTCACACTATTAGAGCCAGCCAGCGGCAATCTCATCAGTAAACAAGATTTTTCAGGCAAACCATTATTGGTTATTTTTATTTGTAACCATTGCCCCTACGTGATTTTAATCCGCGACGTTTTCACGCAATTGGCAAAAGATTACCAAGAACGCGGCGTCGCCGTGGTCGCCATCAATGCTAACGATGTCGACAATTATCCCGATGATAGCCCCGAAAAAATGATCGAAGCCGTACACGCACACGGCTACACCTTTCCGTATTTGTATGACGACACTCAAGCGGTGGCTAAAGCATATAAAGCGGCTTGCACCCCTGACCTCTTCCTCTTCGACGAACACCACCAGTTGTTCTATCGTGGGCAATTTGATGATGCCCGACCGCGTGGGGATATACCCGTGACCGGCAATGATTTGCGCCATGCACTGGATCGCTTACTCGACAATATGTACCCGCCCGATGAGCAAAAACCCTCGCTAGGCTGCAATATTAAGTGGAAAGCGGGCAATGAACCGAATTACTAA
- a CDS encoding helix-turn-helix domain-containing protein encodes MLMNMGDDRVGYAPNDGTWQLWDSAPLQLAAAPSLEKISQLVHTNELLITLADQHGRLLWTYASKANWTLLSDWVCYSAPILHPQSGELHGVLSLGMNLERHSVAGELMAGSLAQDIAQHLPRHLPRAQLEIHALGQPWVRFRGKILHVTPRMVEILCILALNPDGLTLEACHAALYGDVPVATTTLKAELSHLRTLLDGSISSRTYRLLCTVWVDFVEWWTALRLHQDEVARSLRSGELLPASQSPEIREWRNCLNAVSSANARHGASTGRFSP; translated from the coding sequence ATGCTCATGAACATGGGCGATGACAGGGTGGGCTACGCACCAAATGACGGCACTTGGCAACTTTGGGATTCCGCCCCTTTGCAATTGGCAGCCGCGCCATCGTTGGAAAAAATCAGCCAATTGGTGCATACCAACGAATTGCTGATTACGCTGGCTGATCAGCATGGGCGGCTGTTGTGGACTTACGCCAGCAAAGCCAATTGGACGCTTTTATCGGATTGGGTGTGTTATTCAGCGCCGATTCTCCATCCGCAATCCGGTGAATTGCATGGCGTGTTAAGTTTGGGCATGAATTTGGAACGCCATTCTGTCGCCGGTGAACTCATGGCTGGCTCACTGGCGCAAGACATTGCGCAACACTTGCCACGCCATCTGCCGCGTGCGCAATTGGAAATCCATGCCTTGGGTCAGCCTTGGGTACGTTTTCGCGGTAAAATCTTGCACGTCACTCCCCGTATGGTCGAAATCCTCTGCATCCTAGCGCTGAACCCAGACGGGCTAACCTTGGAAGCCTGTCATGCCGCCTTATACGGTGATGTGCCGGTGGCGACCACGACCTTGAAAGCAGAGTTATCCCATTTGCGCACTTTGCTGGATGGGTCTATCAGTTCCCGTACTTACCGCCTGTTGTGTACGGTATGGGTCGATTTCGTCGAATGGTGGACAGCCCTGCGCCTGCATCAAGACGAGGTAGCCCGCAGTTTGCGTAGCGGGGAATTATTGCCAGCGTCGCAATCGCCAGAGATTCGGGAATGGCGCAATTGCCTCAATGCCGTCAGTTCCGCCAATGCGCGTCATGGTGCTTCCACAGGCCGTTTCAGCCCGTGA
- a CDS encoding group II intron maturase-specific domain-containing protein, whose product MANILLDDLDRFLERKGYRFARYADDFVIGAKTLAEGQRIKTEVETFLQTLKLPVNADKSSVLPMNELCFLGYQFRGLHLIWSPASLAAFKHRIRQLTNRSWGVSWEYRYRKLKEYLTGWMNYFALVIFDPVERLDYWIRRRIRMCYLKQWRKPRTRIRNLIKLGVPERLAVSIGLSSKGYYRLAKTKAMQMGLSNRWLKEQGLVSLKDQWVKCRYPNG is encoded by the coding sequence TTGGCAAACATCCTGCTCGACGACCTTGACCGGTTTCTGGAACGTAAAGGCTACCGGTTCGCCCGTTACGCCGACGACTTCGTGATTGGCGCAAAAACCCTTGCAGAAGGGCAGCGCATCAAAACTGAAGTCGAAACCTTTCTGCAAACCCTCAAGTTGCCGGTCAACGCCGACAAAAGCAGCGTCCTGCCGATGAACGAACTCTGCTTCCTCGGCTACCAGTTCCGGGGACTCCACCTTATCTGGAGTCCTGCGAGTCTGGCAGCCTTCAAGCACCGTATTCGCCAACTGACCAACCGCTCGTGGGGCGTCAGTTGGGAATACCGCTACCGGAAGCTGAAGGAATACCTCACCGGCTGGATGAACTACTTTGCTCTGGTCATCTTTGACCCGGTGGAACGGCTGGACTACTGGATACGGCGCAGAATCCGCATGTGCTACCTCAAGCAATGGCGGAAACCGCGCACCCGCATCCGCAACCTGATCAAGCTGGGCGTCCCGGAACGGTTGGCGGTCAGCATCGGGTTGAGTTCCAAAGGCTACTACCGGCTGGCAAAGACCAAGGCCATGCAAATGGGGCTGTCGAATCGCTGGCTGAAGGAACAAGGGTTAGTGTCGCTCAAGGATCAATGGGTCAAGTGCCGTTATCCCAACGGCTGA
- a CDS encoding reverse transcriptase domain-containing protein — protein MLAGYYCPQPVRRVEIPKPNGGVRLLGIPTVNDRLIQQAIVQRLQPLVDPSFSEHSYGFRPHRSAHHAIRAVQGFIRRGDRYAVDIVLSKFFDNVDHDLLMHRLGKRVNDPHVLTLIGKYLRAGVSHHGNIEATHGVSPKVVHCRHCWQTSCSTTLTGFWNVKATGSPVTPTTS, from the coding sequence TTGCTGGCGGGTTATTATTGCCCGCAGCCAGTCAGACGGGTAGAGATTCCCAAACCGAACGGCGGTGTCCGTTTGCTGGGTATTCCCACCGTCAACGACCGGCTGATCCAGCAAGCCATCGTACAACGCCTGCAACCGTTGGTTGACCCCAGCTTCTCGGAACACAGCTACGGCTTCCGTCCGCACCGTTCAGCCCACCACGCCATCAGGGCGGTACAAGGCTTCATCCGGCGCGGCGACCGTTACGCCGTGGACATCGTCCTGTCGAAATTCTTCGACAACGTAGACCACGACCTGCTGATGCACCGGCTGGGCAAACGGGTCAACGACCCGCATGTTCTTACCCTGATCGGCAAATACCTGCGGGCAGGTGTCAGCCACCACGGCAACATCGAAGCCACCCACGGGGTGTCCCCCAAGGTGGTCCACTGTCGCCACTGTTGGCAAACATCCTGCTCGACGACCTTGACCGGTTTCTGGAACGTAAAGGCTACCGGTTCGCCCGTTACGCCGACGACTTCGTGA
- a CDS encoding GAF domain-containing protein, with amino-acid sequence MSLTKHQAALRSRRDQAEIQKERFVQGLPLCHGKSTCQGQSAQQVNATTVASWQRSPAALQSQPIATPRDDEHNILATWEASPLRQAVSPELDKLNRLVQEDTFVAAIADPNGKLLWTAEHPSLRPFTETINFIPGGQWAESISGTNGVGLALSLCRPCTVFATEHYWPACHDIVCYAAPIIHPQSGQLLGVLDLTTHWQRHVPFAESVVAHIANDIARRLPIYLPRADLEIHALGQAKVLFQGQCLHLNQRQLEILCILALNPQGITLETLHQALCPHAHTHPATIKTILTSLRHLLKGEISSHPYRLGMSVWADFVELSQVLQQNNRIADALKLYHGSLLPNSTAPALEDARNHLEAGMEALLYRCQDAQTLLDHANNLLCNPLVRERLLELLAC; translated from the coding sequence ATGTCCCTTACCAAGCACCAAGCAGCGTTGCGTTCGCGCCGCGACCAAGCTGAAATACAAAAAGAGCGCTTTGTTCAGGGTTTGCCCTTGTGTCATGGCAAATCAACTTGCCAAGGGCAATCTGCCCAACAGGTCAACGCCACGACGGTTGCCTCTTGGCAGCGCAGCCCTGCCGCCTTGCAATCCCAGCCCATCGCTACACCCCGTGACGATGAACACAATATTTTAGCGACGTGGGAAGCATCCCCCTTGCGTCAAGCCGTATCCCCTGAGCTGGATAAACTCAACCGGCTGGTGCAGGAAGATACCTTTGTCGCCGCCATCGCTGACCCCAATGGCAAATTGCTCTGGACTGCCGAACACCCATCCCTGCGACCCTTTACCGAAACCATTAACTTCATTCCGGGTGGTCAATGGGCAGAATCCATCAGCGGCACGAATGGGGTCGGTTTGGCATTGAGCTTGTGCCGACCTTGTACCGTGTTTGCGACCGAGCATTATTGGCCTGCTTGCCACGACATTGTGTGCTACGCCGCCCCGATTATTCACCCGCAATCCGGGCAATTGCTGGGTGTGTTGGACTTGACAACGCACTGGCAGCGGCATGTTCCCTTTGCGGAAAGCGTAGTGGCGCACATAGCCAACGATATTGCGCGGCGTTTGCCGATTTACTTGCCCAGAGCCGACCTCGAAATTCACGCTTTGGGGCAAGCCAAAGTCTTGTTTCAGGGGCAATGCTTGCACCTTAACCAGCGTCAGCTTGAAATCCTCTGCATCCTCGCCCTGAACCCACAAGGCATCACCCTAGAAACCTTGCATCAAGCGTTGTGCCCTCATGCGCACACCCATCCCGCTACCATCAAGACCATTCTCACCTCATTACGCCATTTATTGAAGGGGGAAATCAGTAGCCATCCTTACCGCTTGGGCATGTCCGTATGGGCGGATTTCGTGGAATTGTCACAGGTGCTCCAGCAGAACAACCGTATTGCAGACGCGCTCAAGCTGTATCACGGCTCGCTGTTACCGAATTCCACCGCTCCGGCATTGGAGGACGCACGAAACCACCTTGAAGCGGGTATGGAGGCGTTGTTATACCGCTGTCAGGATGCTCAAACCTTGCTCGATCACGCCAACAACCTGCTGTGTAACCCGTTGGTACGGGAACGCTTACTCGAATTGCTGGCCTGCTGA
- a CDS encoding type I restriction-modification system subunit M has protein sequence MNAEQLKQLETDLWSAADNLRANTGLKSSEYATPVLGLIFLKFADNKYRHAEAEIVAEHKRLQGGRREKSLAEIAREKCGFYLPEQARYAHLLNLPGQDDIAKAIKLAMEAMEQYKPELEGVLPKEEYFSFNRTPESRTVLFDLVKSFSNIPLDASGDVFGKIYEFFLGKFALREGQKGGEFFTPTSVVKLMVEIIEPHHGSVYDPACGSGGMFVQSQHFVQHRRGGSRTALTTARKRSRHL, from the coding sequence ATGAATGCCGAACAGCTCAAACAGCTTGAAACCGACCTTTGGTCTGCCGCCGACAACCTCCGTGCCAATACCGGGCTGAAGTCCAGCGAATACGCCACCCCGGTGCTGGGGCTGATTTTCCTCAAGTTTGCCGACAATAAATACCGCCATGCAGAGGCCGAGATTGTGGCGGAACATAAACGTTTGCAAGGCGGGCGGCGCGAGAAATCGCTGGCGGAGATTGCGCGGGAAAAATGCGGCTTTTACTTGCCAGAACAGGCGCGTTACGCGCATTTGCTAAACTTGCCGGGGCAGGACGACATTGCCAAGGCAATCAAGCTGGCGATGGAGGCGATGGAGCAATACAAGCCGGAACTGGAAGGCGTGTTGCCCAAGGAAGAATATTTTTCCTTCAACCGCACCCCGGAAAGCCGCACGGTATTGTTTGATCTGGTGAAAAGTTTTTCCAACATTCCGCTGGATGCCAGTGGCGATGTGTTTGGCAAAATCTACGAGTTTTTCCTCGGCAAGTTTGCCTTGCGTGAGGGGCAAAAGGGCGGCGAGTTCTTCACCCCAACTTCGGTGGTCAAGCTGATGGTGGAAATCATCGAGCCGCATCATGGTTCGGTGTATGACCCGGCGTGTGGGTCGGGCGGGATGTTTGTGCAGTCCCAGCATTTTGTGCAACACCGTAGGGGCGGTTCGCGAACCGCCCTTACAACTGCCCGTAAGCGTTCACGCCATTTGTAG